One Nitrospirota bacterium DNA segment encodes these proteins:
- a CDS encoding DNA internalization-related competence protein ComEC/Rec2 — translation MLPSLTVAFIIGLFVGSRVSYFPLSVSCLLFLAACGSTFFERFNRFSSLQAIGFYGALLAGVVYWSLAVHLPLHAPMVEPPSDTMTQVIGRIVVPVQQSSDRLVMIVKPDDSSGYSGVIRHVRLTWRTPDRLFFQGDRIRFQARLRPPSGSLNPGGFDYAVYLEHQGIDVIGTVTGADAVQLLQSGRAHAWWAIWNQFDRWRSGIRLAALQTLPQPALGLYLGIIIGDRGYLDPDLRDQFMVTGTVHLLSISGSHLGLVAVLIFAVVRWGVILLPADWLLALSRRITPTRVAAVCTIIPVAGYACLAGAELATMRSLLMVAVGLSAIWRGQDRRLFHALSAAAVVILLHDPQALFDISFQLSFVSVIAIAGWLSWHTAVDVEELPAAPSFLMTCVQWGRNSMLMSGVVTLVTLPLVAYYFNQLPWLGVFTNVLAVPVMGILLVPIGLAAGIWHILVGGTQLPMASLNQWLLESFVDAVRLLSTLPGGEWHVAAPSMLTIVLFYGCLVLLWQRVGLVPIRWGVRAGVLLVLLWWAWSPRVFPDGDHFRVTFLDVGQGDSAVIELPDGQVVLIDGGATYERFDMGRGVVAPFLWSRGIRTIDQVIGTHPQLDHVGGLAWVVRHFNVRHYWGSGEARAELFYQRLQQSLAYRGLQEGVVREGLEVVASGPCRMVALNPSAEEPRDGLLQDSQVGGHGLNNRSVATRLTCGLHTMLFAADVERDGLSRMMRSTPHGPIEVLKVPHHGAVSSLNRDWLASVHPQYAVFSAGRHNSYRHPAAAVLAAYVEEGSIVLRTDRDGGLWFDGGISEATLHVHRTRDLQWQPTDSASCLWACERANWTRLWNQWHDR, via the coding sequence ATGCTGCCGTCCCTCACTGTGGCGTTCATTATCGGGCTCTTCGTCGGATCTCGGGTTTCCTATTTCCCTCTGTCCGTTTCATGCCTCCTCTTTCTCGCTGCCTGTGGCAGCACCTTCTTCGAACGATTCAATCGATTCTCCAGCCTCCAGGCGATAGGATTTTACGGCGCGCTCTTGGCAGGCGTCGTCTATTGGAGTCTCGCCGTACACCTGCCTCTGCATGCTCCGATGGTCGAGCCTCCTTCCGATACGATGACCCAAGTGATCGGTCGTATTGTGGTACCGGTGCAACAGTCGTCTGATCGACTGGTGATGATCGTCAAACCGGATGATTCTTCGGGATATTCAGGAGTAATCAGGCATGTTCGGCTGACCTGGCGGACTCCTGATCGACTCTTCTTTCAAGGGGATCGGATCCGCTTTCAGGCTCGGTTGCGCCCTCCAAGCGGGTCATTGAATCCTGGCGGATTCGATTATGCGGTCTACCTTGAGCATCAAGGGATCGATGTCATCGGTACGGTGACGGGAGCTGATGCGGTGCAGCTTCTTCAGTCTGGGCGCGCGCATGCCTGGTGGGCGATCTGGAATCAGTTCGATCGGTGGAGGAGTGGTATCCGGCTCGCTGCGCTGCAGACCCTTCCACAACCGGCACTGGGGCTGTATCTAGGCATCATCATCGGTGATCGGGGGTATTTGGACCCGGACCTGCGCGATCAGTTCATGGTAACCGGGACGGTCCATCTCCTGTCAATTTCAGGAAGTCATTTGGGCCTTGTCGCGGTGCTCATCTTTGCGGTGGTCAGATGGGGCGTGATTCTGTTGCCTGCGGATTGGTTGCTGGCGCTGTCCCGGCGCATCACGCCGACTCGCGTGGCTGCGGTCTGTACCATTATTCCAGTGGCTGGTTATGCCTGCTTGGCCGGGGCGGAGCTGGCAACGATGCGCTCGCTGTTGATGGTGGCTGTGGGGCTGAGTGCGATCTGGCGTGGCCAGGATCGTCGTCTGTTCCATGCCCTCTCTGCCGCTGCGGTTGTGATCCTGTTGCACGACCCTCAGGCGCTATTCGACATTTCCTTTCAACTCTCGTTTGTGTCCGTCATCGCCATTGCCGGATGGCTCTCTTGGCATACCGCTGTTGACGTAGAAGAACTACCAGCTGCGCCGTCTTTCCTGATGACCTGCGTTCAATGGGGGAGGAACTCGATGTTGATGAGTGGAGTGGTCACCCTCGTCACGCTTCCTCTTGTGGCCTACTACTTCAATCAGTTGCCCTGGCTTGGTGTCTTCACCAATGTGCTGGCGGTCCCGGTGATGGGTATTCTGCTGGTTCCAATCGGACTGGCCGCAGGCATCTGGCATATCTTGGTCGGGGGAACGCAGCTGCCCATGGCTTCGCTGAACCAGTGGTTACTCGAATCCTTCGTGGATGCGGTTCGCCTCCTGTCAACGTTGCCTGGAGGGGAATGGCATGTGGCGGCTCCATCGATGCTTACCATAGTGCTGTTCTACGGATGTCTTGTGTTGTTGTGGCAACGAGTAGGCCTGGTGCCCATACGATGGGGTGTCCGTGCCGGAGTGCTGCTGGTATTACTCTGGTGGGCCTGGTCACCACGAGTATTTCCCGATGGGGATCATTTCCGAGTCACGTTTCTTGATGTCGGCCAGGGTGATAGCGCGGTCATCGAGCTACCTGATGGTCAGGTCGTTTTGATCGATGGGGGGGCGACGTATGAGCGATTCGACATGGGCCGTGGGGTAGTTGCTCCGTTTCTCTGGAGCCGTGGAATTCGCACCATCGACCAGGTTATTGGCACGCATCCCCAGCTTGATCATGTGGGTGGTCTTGCCTGGGTAGTCCGCCATTTCAATGTCCGGCACTATTGGGGATCGGGAGAGGCCAGAGCAGAATTGTTTTATCAACGGCTGCAGCAGTCGTTGGCGTATCGAGGTCTACAAGAAGGGGTCGTCAGAGAAGGACTGGAGGTTGTGGCATCCGGCCCCTGTCGGATGGTGGCCCTCAACCCGTCAGCGGAAGAGCCTCGCGATGGACTGCTCCAGGATAGCCAGGTGGGCGGACATGGGCTCAATAATCGATCGGTGGCGACGCGCCTGACCTGTGGTCTGCATACCATGCTCTTTGCTGCGGATGTCGAGCGAGATGGCTTGTCGAGAATGATGCGATCGACGCCTCATGGTCCGATCGAGGTACTTAAGGTGCCTCATCACGGGGCGGTGAGTTCGTTGAATCGCGACTGGTTGGCCTCAGTACATCCCCAGTATGCGGTATTCTCAGCCGGTCGCCATAATTCATACAGACATCCGGCAGCCGCGGTTCTTGCTGCATATGTCGAGGAAGGGAGTATCGTATTGCGAACGGATCGAGACGGTGGGCTGTGGTTTGACGGAGGAATCTCCGAGGCGACACTTCATGTGCATCGAACACGCGACTTGCAGTGGCAGCCGACGGATAGCGCTTCGTGCTTGTGGGCCTGTGAACGGGCGAATTGGACTCGGCTATGGAATCAGTGGCACGATCGGTAA
- the glmM gene encoding phosphoglucosamine mutase, which translates to MRKLFGTDGVRGVANLDPMTSEMAMQLGRAAAHLFMRRAGRHQIVIGKDTRISGYMLESALISGICSMGVDVLVVGPMPTPAIAFLTRSLRADAGVMISASHNPYQDNGIKFFSNDGLKLPDEMEARIEDLIVSNEIAHLRPTADAIGKAYRIDDAEGRYIEFVKRSLPKQLDFQGIKVVVDCANGAAYKVAPKVLRELGAKVEVIGDKPDGMNINAGCGAVHPQLLQQAVRTQGADIGIALDGDADRAIFVCEQGTVVDGDHIMAMLALDLHSQGQLAKQTVVGTVMSNFGLELAMTKAGITLARTAVGDRYLLERMSAEGYNFGGEQSGHFIFLDHNTTGDGLLSALQVLSLMKRTGKPLSELAKAMTAVPQVLLNVAVTKKPKLDTVPELQQAIREGEQRLNGSGRVLVRYSGTESLLRVMVEGERDDTIRDVANRLVDVVKAHLG; encoded by the coding sequence ATGCGTAAATTATTCGGCACAGACGGAGTTCGAGGGGTTGCCAACCTTGATCCGATGACCAGCGAAATGGCCATGCAGCTTGGACGGGCCGCCGCGCATTTGTTTATGCGTCGCGCGGGACGTCATCAGATCGTGATCGGCAAAGATACTCGTATCTCTGGTTATATGTTGGAGTCGGCATTGATCTCCGGGATCTGCTCGATGGGTGTTGATGTGTTGGTGGTCGGTCCAATGCCGACTCCTGCGATTGCGTTCTTGACGAGGAGTCTTCGAGCCGATGCAGGGGTGATGATCTCGGCTTCGCACAATCCCTATCAGGACAATGGCATCAAGTTTTTCTCCAACGATGGATTGAAGTTGCCCGATGAGATGGAAGCGCGTATCGAGGACTTGATCGTCTCGAATGAGATTGCCCACCTCCGGCCGACGGCCGATGCCATTGGGAAGGCCTATCGAATCGATGATGCCGAAGGGCGGTATATCGAGTTCGTCAAACGATCGTTGCCGAAGCAACTCGATTTTCAGGGAATCAAAGTGGTGGTGGATTGTGCGAACGGCGCAGCCTATAAGGTGGCGCCGAAAGTACTGCGCGAGCTCGGGGCGAAGGTCGAAGTGATCGGTGATAAACCGGACGGGATGAATATCAATGCCGGCTGTGGGGCTGTCCACCCGCAACTGCTGCAGCAGGCCGTCCGTACGCAGGGCGCCGACATTGGCATCGCTTTGGACGGGGACGCCGATCGTGCCATTTTCGTCTGCGAACAGGGGACTGTTGTGGATGGCGATCACATCATGGCGATGTTGGCGTTGGACCTTCATAGTCAGGGCCAGTTGGCGAAGCAAACGGTAGTAGGGACCGTCATGAGCAATTTCGGACTGGAGCTTGCCATGACGAAAGCGGGTATTACGCTGGCGCGAACCGCTGTCGGTGACAGATATTTGCTTGAACGGATGTCTGCTGAGGGGTACAACTTCGGGGGGGAGCAGTCGGGCCATTTCATCTTCCTGGATCATAATACGACCGGTGACGGGTTGCTCTCGGCATTACAAGTTCTCTCGCTGATGAAGCGCACGGGCAAACCGTTGTCAGAGTTAGCCAAAGCCATGACGGCGGTGCCACAAGTATTGCTTAACGTGGCGGTGACGAAGAAACCGAAACTCGATACCGTTCCGGAACTGCAACAGGCTATCCGTGAGGGTGAGCAGCGGCTCAATGGAAGTGGACGCGTGTTGGTGCGTTACTCCGGGACCGAATCGTTGTTGCGGGTGATGGTCGAAGGAGAACGTGACGATACAATTCGTGATGTGGCCAATCGGCTGGTCGACGTCGTCAAGGCGCATTTAGGGTAG
- the folP gene encoding dihydropteroate synthase — translation MLDLRTLTLQAKNRLIEFPGRPLIMGVVNVTPDSFSDGGRYFDAEAAVAHAIQLVKEGADLLDIGAESTRPGAEPVDEGEELRRAIPVVTAVARAVTVPISIDTSKAAVAQAALDAGAVLVNDVTALRGDPAMVEVIARTGAGIVLMHMQGTPRTMQQVPQYEDVVGEVVAFFEERIRFATTHGIGQRQIVLDPGIGFGKLLVHNLTLLARLHRFACFGCPLLVGVSRKTFLGQLVDRPVQDRQWATAAAVAMAVERGAGILRVHDVTAMKDVMQVTVAISQETTVHMKAQHA, via the coding sequence GTGTTAGATCTTCGGACATTGACGCTGCAAGCGAAGAATCGGCTGATCGAATTTCCAGGCCGGCCATTGATCATGGGGGTCGTGAACGTGACGCCGGATTCATTCTCTGACGGTGGCCGCTATTTTGATGCGGAGGCCGCCGTCGCCCATGCCATTCAACTCGTGAAAGAAGGGGCCGATCTCCTGGATATCGGCGCTGAGTCCACGCGCCCTGGCGCCGAACCCGTCGATGAGGGAGAAGAGCTCCGTCGTGCGATTCCCGTGGTAACCGCTGTTGCAAGAGCCGTCACGGTTCCGATTTCCATCGACACTTCGAAAGCTGCGGTCGCACAGGCGGCCCTCGATGCAGGGGCCGTATTGGTGAACGATGTCACCGCCTTGCGGGGCGATCCTGCGATGGTCGAGGTCATTGCCCGCACGGGTGCCGGGATTGTTCTCATGCACATGCAAGGCACGCCGCGCACGATGCAACAGGTTCCGCAGTATGAGGATGTGGTCGGCGAGGTTGTCGCATTTTTTGAGGAACGAATTCGTTTCGCGACGACCCATGGTATCGGGCAAAGACAAATCGTGCTTGATCCTGGCATCGGATTTGGTAAGCTGCTCGTACATAACCTTACGCTGTTGGCCCGACTTCACCGTTTCGCATGTTTTGGCTGTCCATTACTGGTGGGCGTGTCACGCAAGACGTTTCTTGGACAGCTTGTGGATCGACCGGTTCAGGATCGTCAGTGGGCGACGGCGGCGGCGGTGGCGATGGCAGTCGAGCGTGGAGCAGGGATCCTTCGCGTGCATGATGTGACTGCCATGAAAGATGTGATGCAAGTGACCGTAGCAATCAGTCAGGAAACGACCGTACACATGAAAGCTCAGCATGCGTAA
- the ftsH gene encoding ATP-dependent zinc metalloprotease FtsH, whose protein sequence is MNSRAKNLLFWVVVGLFMILLFNLFSVPTHAPEEDVIFSEFMAKLDKGEIERVIIKSSHISAVLKDKTRIRTYSVEYPELVKVLRERGVQIEAKPPDESPWYITFLVTWGPFVLFLGLWFFLMRQMQMGGNKALSFGKSRARLLTEERKKVMFSDVAGVDEAKEEVLEIIEFLKDPRRFQKLGGRIPKGVLIVGPPGTGKTLLAKAIAGEASVPFFSISGSDFVEMFVGVGASRVRDLFEQGKKHAPCIIFIDEIDAVGRLRGAGLGGGHDEREQTLNQLLVEMDGFDTTEGVILVAATNRPDVLDPALLRPGRFDRQVVVNRPDLRGRTEILKVHTKKVPIATNVELEKIARGTPGFSGADLENLVNEAALWAARQNKKEVEVVDFEMAKDKVLMGAERKSLILSDEEKRTTAYHEAGHALIAKLIPGTDPVHKVTIIPRGRALGVTMQLPTDDRHNYSKEFLYNNLAILMGGRVAEELVLKHITTGAGNDLERATDLARKMVCEWGMSEKLGPLTFGKKEEEVFLGRELGSRRDFSDQIALEIDQEVKRLVTENYERAKRLLTEHMASLKGLAEALLEKEVLDSTDIDQIISQSTSQTVPA, encoded by the coding sequence ATGAATTCCAGGGCAAAGAATCTACTATTCTGGGTCGTCGTCGGCCTCTTCATGATTTTGCTGTTCAACCTGTTCAGCGTACCAACCCATGCGCCTGAAGAAGATGTCATTTTTAGTGAGTTTATGGCCAAGCTCGATAAGGGCGAGATCGAGCGAGTCATCATTAAGTCGAGCCATATCAGTGCCGTGCTGAAAGACAAGACCCGTATTCGCACGTACTCGGTGGAATATCCTGAGTTGGTAAAGGTGTTGCGGGAGCGTGGCGTACAAATTGAGGCGAAGCCACCGGATGAAAGCCCTTGGTATATTACGTTCCTGGTAACCTGGGGGCCGTTTGTCCTGTTCCTGGGCTTGTGGTTTTTCTTGATGCGGCAAATGCAGATGGGGGGCAACAAGGCGCTTTCATTCGGGAAGAGCCGCGCTCGTCTGCTGACCGAAGAGCGGAAGAAGGTGATGTTCTCCGATGTTGCAGGCGTCGATGAAGCCAAGGAAGAAGTGCTTGAGATCATCGAGTTTCTGAAGGACCCGCGCCGGTTTCAAAAGCTTGGCGGACGCATTCCCAAGGGTGTCTTAATCGTCGGTCCTCCCGGCACGGGAAAGACATTGTTAGCCAAGGCGATTGCCGGCGAAGCCAGCGTGCCGTTTTTCAGCATTAGCGGATCAGACTTCGTGGAAATGTTCGTCGGCGTTGGCGCATCCCGTGTTCGCGATCTCTTCGAGCAGGGGAAAAAACATGCGCCCTGTATCATCTTCATCGATGAAATCGATGCCGTTGGCCGGCTGCGTGGAGCGGGGTTGGGCGGAGGTCATGACGAGCGTGAACAGACGTTGAACCAATTACTCGTCGAGATGGACGGATTCGATACGACAGAAGGCGTCATTTTGGTCGCGGCGACCAATCGGCCGGATGTGCTCGACCCTGCCTTGCTCAGGCCTGGTCGCTTCGATCGGCAAGTTGTTGTCAATCGCCCTGATTTGCGTGGCCGCACTGAAATTCTCAAGGTGCACACAAAAAAGGTTCCGATTGCCACGAACGTGGAGCTAGAAAAGATTGCACGTGGCACACCTGGATTCTCAGGGGCCGACCTGGAGAATTTGGTGAATGAAGCGGCACTCTGGGCCGCAAGACAGAATAAAAAAGAAGTGGAAGTCGTCGACTTCGAGATGGCCAAAGACAAAGTGCTGATGGGGGCCGAACGGAAGAGCCTGATCTTGAGCGATGAGGAGAAGCGGACAACGGCGTATCATGAAGCCGGGCATGCGTTGATCGCCAAGCTGATTCCTGGGACGGATCCGGTGCATAAAGTCACGATCATTCCACGGGGCCGTGCGCTGGGAGTGACGATGCAGCTCCCCACCGATGATCGGCACAACTACTCGAAGGAGTTCCTGTATAACAACCTCGCCATTCTCATGGGTGGGCGTGTGGCGGAAGAGTTGGTGTTGAAGCACATTACGACCGGAGCGGGGAACGATCTTGAGCGGGCGACGGATCTTGCGAGGAAGATGGTCTGTGAATGGGGCATGAGTGAAAAATTGGGCCCTCTGACATTCGGCAAGAAAGAGGAAGAAGTGTTTCTCGGCAGAGAGCTTGGGAGCCGGCGTGATTTTAGTGATCAAATCGCGTTGGAGATTGACCAGGAAGTCAAACGGCTTGTGACGGAGAACTATGAGCGGGCAAAGCGGTTGCTTACAGAGCACATGGCCAGCTTGAAGGGCTTGGCGGAAGCACTCTTGGAAAAAGAAGTGCTCGACTCAACTGATATCGACCAGATCATTTCGCAGTCCACATCGCAAACAGTTCCTGCCTAA
- the hpt gene encoding hypoxanthine phosphoribosyltransferase — protein sequence MERIFGRPIVTQEEMRARIRELGKQVTTDYTGKDLVLVGVLKGAYAFYADLARAIRIPMRVDFLMVTSYGSRAKTSGKVKMVTELTEDIKGKDVLLVEDIVDSGLTVQYLVKTLAKKKPRSIKVCTLLSKPDRRTIDVTIDYVGFNIPNKYVIGYGLDYQQKYRNLPYLAVLDVEEDQE from the coding sequence ATGGAACGGATTTTCGGTCGACCGATCGTGACGCAGGAAGAAATGCGTGCGAGGATTCGTGAATTGGGCAAGCAGGTCACGACCGATTATACCGGGAAGGATCTCGTCTTGGTCGGCGTGTTGAAAGGGGCCTACGCGTTTTATGCCGATCTGGCTCGCGCAATCAGGATCCCGATGCGGGTGGATTTTTTGATGGTGACCAGTTACGGGTCCCGGGCAAAAACATCCGGTAAAGTGAAGATGGTCACCGAACTGACCGAGGATATCAAGGGCAAAGATGTCTTGTTGGTTGAGGATATCGTCGACTCCGGACTGACCGTTCAATATCTGGTCAAGACCTTGGCGAAGAAGAAACCCCGTTCGATCAAAGTCTGTACGTTGTTGAGCAAGCCCGATCGACGGACCATCGACGTCACCATCGATTACGTGGGGTTCAATATTCCCAATAAGTATGTGATTGGGTATGGGCTTGATTATCAACAGAAGTATCGAAACCTTCCCTATCTGGCCGTGTTGGATGTGGAGGAGGATCAAGAGTAA